In Papaver somniferum cultivar HN1 chromosome 9, ASM357369v1, whole genome shotgun sequence, the genomic stretch aagttgctaatgggttcaactttaggacccggaaccggacccaagtctatcggatccggttccggttccgggtaatgggtacccattgacagctctACCTGAGGCCTCAAGACTTCTGCAGAAATTATCATGGAGAGCCGGCAAGGAAAGAGTGGCTGAAGTAACCAAGTTATTCAAGCCTCAGACTCAATCTCCTTTCTTTGCAGTTTGTATGCGAGATACCTATCTAACTTACCCATATCTGGTGAGAGATCTTGACCTAAAAAGTGAACTCTTTtacattattattactattaattTGTCTGGAAAAGGAATTTATATGCTAAGCTAACAATTATGCATAAGCATAAGTTTCATAGTTCACACAAAACATCAGGTGGATGATGTACCCAGGTTTTAGGATATCTACAATGCACAGCATAGATAGAGTTACAATACAAGATGGGGTTTTTTAATTCCCGTTTAACACCGTGTAAGATATGCAGTATAGTTGCTGCGCTAGCTCCCCAAGAACTGGCAATATCTAGATATAACTCTGTTGCACCAGAAGAACTTTGGGTCTAGGGAAGTGAAGTGATATACAAAAATAGATATAACTAATTTGCCATCTGTTTATGTGGTGTACCTATAAACACAATTTTTTCCTACTTGTGCAGCATATTCCCTACAACTTCGCCGATAAACATCTAAGGAAGACCATAAAGAATGTCATGGTTCGAAATTCAGAGGACAAAGTGTGGATGCTTGGATACTGGAACGGAGATTCTTCAGCACAGTTATGTTCCGGTTGGACTTCTCTTAGACGAGATTTAGGTCTGACAGAAGGTGATGTTTGTGTTTTTGAGCTGCTTAAGGGAAAAGATACAGAAATGAGAGTTTCTGTTTTCAGGGAGATTGACAATGTGCTCACCAGGATATGATCGGGGTACAAAAAGGTGCCATGCTTATGTTTTAGTTTATTCTATGGAAGTACTAATGTATGGTAGTTTCAATTGCTGTCATGATTTAGCTATTAATCCCGGCACTGTTTTGCATCTCACCGAATTCAGCTGAAAGTTTAACTCCCAGTAACTTGTGCGGGTGTTATGCCTATTGCTGCCTGGATCTATATGCTACAATTGATTCAGCGTCATGTTTCTATGTTTTTAATAGCTCTTTGTTTCTGACCCTCTTTTGAACCTTCTGTCAGAAGAGATGGATGATATCATAATaggaattacaaaataaaatgaACAACGCTTCTGCACTTGCTCCAAAAATGGCGTTTTTTTTTCAGACGTAGCAGGCCGAGGTTGAGCCATAGAATAGACAAATGAAGATGTATAAAGAAGAATGAAGGAAGAAATTTAAGATGAAAAAGAGAAAgctgttttttttgtttgtttggtgTTGTGTTTGTACTTGGGAATTTTGTGCTAGCACTGAGTACTCCTACGGCAATTAAGAGCACCAGCACCTGAAGTAATGGAACCAATCATGGATGAAGATTTGGCCCCAAGACTTGAAGCTCTGGCATAGCTGCCCGAGGCTCCTTTTCCTGATGGTGTAAAAAAGGCTCCATTCAGTAGCAAATCTCCTTCAGATCTCCAGTTCCAGTGCTTCCATCTACCAGAATCTGTTTCGACTCTCTTTGTCACCTGCAACACCCATCCATGAAAATCGAGTTCGAGCTAAATCACCTCAAAGGGTGAAAAGATGGTGActggagagagacagagagagttTTCTAACCTCTTTGGCAAAAGGGTTTCCCGAGGCAATGAATCGGTTGCCTTGGCTGTTGATGGTGGGATTTGCACTTCCACCAATAGCATACATCTCCCAGTGAGTATAGTCATTGTTCACTACATGGAAGTAACCATGTCTACACCTGAAAATATAAATCCATGAACCACATTAACCAAAACCATTGATTAAATGTTCGAGAAAGCAAATGCTTGTTATCATTTTCTTACCTTGGCATCCTTTGCCTGAGACCCTCACCAAAATGATTGAATGCAATGGTTACTTGCATTACCTTGTCTCTGGTATAGGAGTCGGCATGACCCAGTAGCATCACCTGTTGAAATATTGGTTAAAACTAACAGAACGGATGATTTGAAACAAATTTCAGTGttttgttgtgttatttacctcaTCGTGGTGAGTGAAATAATTGTTAGAGATGGTGATGGCAGTGGAAGCCATAATAGCATCAATAAGACCATCAGCACAGTTGGAGAGTGAGTTGTGATCAACCCAGATATGGCTAGACCCAAAAATGGAGATACCATCACCGTCAGCCATTGATCTATACCCGTAGTGAGACGGGGAGTCTCGAACCAAAGCATTACCAGTGGGTTTACAGTCATGAATGTGAATTCCATG encodes the following:
- the LOC113313132 gene encoding B3 domain-containing protein At5g18000-like, coding for MRDTYLTYPYLHIPYNFADKHLRKTIKNVMVRNSEDKVWMLGYWNGDSSAQLCSGWTSLRRDLGLTEGDVCVFELLKGKDTEMRVSVFREIDNVLTRI
- the LOC113313129 gene encoding probable pectate lyase 8 — encoded protein: MAVSLRCLSLCLVTVLLFVILIMADEVEKKENSDLRIQQETKQLRSSRINTTMADLRLEEEWTHEHAVADPDEVASQVAMTIRNSTERRKLGGYFSCGSGNPIDDCWRCDKDWHKNRKRLADCGIGFGRNAIGGREGRYYVVTDPSDHDAVNPRPGTLRHAVIQDRPLWIVFKRDMVITLKQELIMNSFKTIDGRGVNVHIANGACITIQYITNVIIHGIHIHDCKPTGNALVRDSPSHYGYRSMADGDGISIFGSSHIWVDHNSLSNCADGLIDAIMASTAITISNNYFTHHDEVMLLGHADSYTRDKVMQVTIAFNHFGEGLRQRMPRCRHGYFHVVNNDYTHWEMYAIGGSANPTINSQGNRFIASGNPFAKEVTKRVETDSGRWKHWNWRSEGDLLLNGAFFTPSGKGASGSYARASSLGAKSSSMIGSITSGAGALNCRRSTQC